One window of Helicobacter sp. MIT 99-5507 genomic DNA carries:
- the gltS gene encoding sodium/glutamate symporter, producing MELNFYATLVCMVAVLLIGRFIIKRIAFFHKYNIPESVVGGIIAAIILFILNIKFNVQIKFDESIKEPLMLAFFASIGLSADFASLKKQGKIIVIFLFCVTILLFAQNAIGVLLSQIMGVNPLLGLLGGSITMSGGHGTGAAWADVFIKEPYLFAPAKEVALASATFGLIMGGIIGGPVARYLINKNNLKPDIAENKDYEIKDDDYKDESLFETPKKQKLITSDTFIESLALIAIPLLIGTQIAGTLKDTAFSLPTFVWCLFIGVLVRNTLQGLKVHKVFDREVSVIGNVSLSLFLALALMTINLSQLVALAVPILVILIAQVGLMILFAMFITFKIMGKNYDAAVLSAGHCGFGLGAMPTAMVNIQTITNHYGPSHLAFIVVPLVGAFFIDLINALTIQGFLYFIKFFY from the coding sequence ATGGAACTTAATTTTTATGCTACTTTAGTGTGTATGGTTGCTGTGCTACTTATCGGTAGATTTATCATAAAAAGGATTGCATTTTTTCACAAATACAATATACCAGAATCTGTTGTAGGTGGGATTATTGCTGCTATTATATTATTTATACTAAATATAAAATTTAATGTGCAAATAAAATTTGATGAATCCATAAAAGAACCATTAATGCTTGCTTTTTTTGCTTCAATTGGGCTTAGTGCTGATTTTGCTTCATTGAAAAAACAAGGAAAAATCATAGTAATATTTCTATTTTGTGTAACGATTCTACTATTTGCACAAAATGCAATAGGTGTTTTATTATCACAAATTATGGGTGTAAATCCACTTCTTGGATTGCTTGGTGGATCTATTACAATGAGTGGAGGACATGGCACCGGTGCTGCGTGGGCGGATGTATTTATTAAAGAGCCATATTTATTTGCTCCTGCAAAAGAAGTAGCTCTTGCTTCAGCTACATTTGGGCTTATTATGGGCGGAATCATTGGCGGACCTGTAGCTAGATATTTGATAAACAAAAACAATCTAAAGCCAGATATTGCAGAAAATAAAGATTATGAAATAAAAGATGATGATTACAAAGATGAAAGCTTATTTGAAACACCAAAAAAACAAAAACTAATAACAAGCGATACATTTATAGAATCTTTAGCACTTATTGCAATACCATTACTTATTGGGACACAAATCGCAGGAACATTAAAAGATACTGCATTTTCATTACCTACATTTGTTTGGTGTTTATTTATTGGAGTATTGGTTAGAAATACCTTGCAAGGACTAAAAGTCCATAAAGTATTTGATAGAGAGGTTTCTGTGATTGGAAATGTAAGCTTATCTTTGTTTTTAGCTCTTGCATTAATGACTATCAATCTATCACAATTAGTAGCCCTTGCTGTGCCAATTTTGGTGATTCTAATAGCACAAGTTGGTTTGATGATATTATTTGCGATGTTTATTACATTTAAGATTATGGGCAAGAACTATGATGCAGCGGTATTGTCTGCAGGACATTGTGGATTTGGTCTTGGGGCAATGCCAACTGCTATGGTAAATATACAAACAATCACAAATCATTATGGTCCAAGCCATTTGGCATTTATCGTTGTGCCTTTGGTTGGAGCATTTTTTATTGATTTAATTAATGCATTAACAATACAGGGATTTTTGTATTTTATTAAATTTTTTTATTAA
- a CDS encoding UDP-N-acetylglucosamine--N-acetylmuramyl-(pentapeptide) pyrophosphoryl-undecaprenol N-acetylglucosamine transferase, whose amino-acid sequence MNILITGGGTGGHLSIAKALAISCKNRGFNIYYIGSTSGQDRLWFEDSDIFKNCYFLESSGVVNKRGFAKLKSLYLQVKAIFSSITILKKYKIDAVISVGGFSAGGASFASVISRIPLFIHEQNSVLGTLNKILSPFAKAKFCSFGLEGFIKTSYPINNDFFKFARDRQNLNTIIFIGGSQGASAINAFALSIASDLIDRNINIIHQCGKLEFKHLFDEYKNIGFDEIKKNDEGVKFISKNGATITLFSFTKELIKYIQKADFCISRSGASSLWELCANRLPSLFIPYPYAAKNHQYFNALFLGDLCKITLQDKLNKDDFFNYIDNLNLYESSKNLKSIISPNGVDEIIDVIISKINKKI is encoded by the coding sequence ATGAATATATTAATTACAGGCGGAGGCACAGGCGGACATTTAAGCATTGCTAAGGCACTTGCCATCTCTTGTAAAAATCGTGGGTTTAATATCTATTATATTGGTTCTACTAGCGGTCAAGATAGATTGTGGTTTGAAGATAGTGATATTTTTAAAAATTGTTATTTTTTAGAATCTAGTGGAGTTGTAAATAAGAGAGGCTTTGCGAAATTGAAATCACTTTATTTGCAAGTAAAAGCGATATTTTCAAGTATAACAATTCTAAAAAAATATAAAATTGATGCAGTTATTAGTGTAGGGGGCTTTAGTGCTGGAGGAGCTAGTTTTGCTAGTGTTATAAGCAGAATCCCACTTTTTATTCACGAGCAAAATTCTGTGCTTGGCACATTAAATAAGATCTTATCTCCATTTGCAAAAGCAAAATTTTGCAGTTTTGGCTTGGAGGGTTTTATAAAGACTTCATATCCTATTAATAATGATTTTTTCAAATTTGCAAGAGATAGGCAAAATTTAAATACAATTATTTTTATTGGTGGCTCACAAGGGGCAAGTGCTATTAATGCATTTGCATTAAGTATCGCTAGTGATTTAATAGATAGGAATATAAATATCATTCATCAATGCGGAAAGCTAGAATTTAAACATCTTTTTGATGAATATAAAAATATTGGATTTGATGAGATCAAAAAAAATGATGAAGGTGTGAAATTTATCTCTAAAAATGGTGCTACAATAACCCTATTTAGCTTCACTAAAGAATTGATTAAATATATACAAAAAGCAGATTTTTGTATATCTAGAAGTGGAGCTAGTAGCCTTTGGGAATTGTGTGCAAATAGACTTCCTAGCCTTTTTATACCATATCCTTATGCTGCAAAAAACCATCAATATTTTAATGCTCTATTTTTAGGCGATTTATGTAAAATCACTTTACAAGATAAATTAAATAAAGATGATTTTTTTAACTATATAGATAATTTGAATCTATATGAATCTAGCAAGAATCTAAAAAGCATAATTTCGCCAAATGGCGTAGATGAGATAATTGATGTAATTATTTCAAAGATTAATAAAAAAATTTAA
- a CDS encoding LysE family translocator yields the protein MIFLIAFIGAITPGPDILLILQTTLRFGIKKALITLFGIASGWIFYLAILYFGFVNFFTSNFAQIVLSIFGVIYLLYLSFLLYKNDNNLDFKDSKIVGGYKRGLFINLSNPKAILFFSIIVAPYMDKNMLFNLTLLFLGLFSSFLLVIFIALYFRGFITNKLFNIIDKICAFIFLIFVVILLIRLFRDLL from the coding sequence ATGATTTTTCTTATAGCATTTATTGGGGCTATTACACCGGGACCCGATATTTTACTCATACTTCAAACTACGCTTAGATTCGGGATAAAAAAAGCACTAATTACATTGTTTGGTATTGCAAGTGGATGGATTTTTTATCTAGCAATTTTATATTTTGGTTTTGTAAATTTTTTTACAAGCAATTTTGCTCAAATTGTGTTAAGTATATTTGGGGTTATTTATCTTTTGTATCTTAGTTTTTTACTATATAAAAATGATAACAATTTAGATTTCAAAGATTCTAAAATAGTTGGTGGATATAAAAGAGGTTTATTTATAAATCTCTCAAATCCAAAGGCAATTTTATTTTTTAGTATTATTGTTGCTCCATATATGGATAAAAATATGCTATTTAATCTAACACTTTTATTTTTAGGATTGTTTAGTTCATTTTTATTAGTAATTTTTATTGCTTTGTATTTTAGGGGATTTATAACAAACAAATTATTTAATATAATAGATAAAATTTGTGCATTTATTTTTCTTATATTTGTTGTAATTTTACTTATTAGACTTTTTAGGGATTTATTATGA
- a CDS encoding glycosyl transferase family 90 — protein MRRFFYNLNGILRYLAPKILFDKHKYLDKVEQRSDYKYIIDRVNYYNKLDSKIDMQVEWGCNKKIAIKDYKIPKKLINYFYDSYEYLVYFPKDLEFILESGDVNYDLSYPALTKSRPIDSNNKNNILLNLDKIRHFSFIEDKIPFYKKDDILYFRGGVYQEHRIRFLNKYFHDDRCDLGHVGSIGESNKDFIKPKSSKKEHLKHKFILSLEGNDVASNLKWIMNSNSIAVMPKPKFETWFMEGRLKGDYHYIEIDDDYNNVFEKIDYYKNNPELAEKIINNANSYCKEFMDKKREIIISLLVLEKYFKFTN, from the coding sequence ATGCGGAGGTTTTTCTATAATCTGAATGGAATACTTAGATATTTAGCACCAAAAATCTTATTTGATAAACATAAATATTTAGATAAGGTAGAGCAAAGAAGCGATTATAAATACATCATTGATAGAGTGAATTATTACAATAAATTGGATTCTAAAATTGATATGCAAGTAGAGTGGGGTTGTAATAAGAAAATTGCAATTAAAGATTATAAAATACCAAAAAAGCTAATCAATTACTTTTATGATAGTTATGAATATTTGGTATATTTTCCTAAAGATTTAGAATTTATTTTAGAGAGTGGAGATGTAAATTATGATCTTTCATATCCTGCACTTACAAAATCTCGTCCTATAGATTCCAATAATAAAAATAACATACTTTTAAACCTAGATAAAATAAGGCATTTTAGCTTTATAGAAGATAAGATCCCATTTTATAAAAAAGATGATATTTTGTATTTTCGAGGGGGCGTATATCAAGAACATCGTATTAGGTTTTTAAATAAATATTTTCATGATGATAGATGTGATTTAGGACATGTAGGAAGCATTGGAGAATCTAATAAAGATTTTATCAAGCCAAAATCAAGCAAGAAAGAACATTTAAAACATAAATTTATTTTATCATTAGAAGGAAATGATGTAGCAAGCAATCTAAAATGGATTATGAATAGCAATTCTATCGCGGTGATGCCAAAACCAAAATTTGAGACTTGGTTTATGGAGGGGAGATTAAAAGGAGATTATCATTATATTGAGATTGATGATGATTATAATAATGTATTTGAAAAAATTGATTATTATAAAAACAACCCAGAATTAGCAGAAAAAATCATCAATAATGCAAATTCTTATTGTAAAGAATTTATGGATAAAAAGAGAGAAATTATAATATCACTTTTAGTTTTAGAGAAATATTTTAAATTTACTAATTAA
- a CDS encoding prephenate dehydrogenase: MKAGIIGLGLMGGSLGLALKESSLFSLIVGDDSNPVHRRQAIYLGLVDECLDFKGILDCDVIFLCTPVDSIVEIIKNIKNLRDDQLVIDFGGVKKEIVKSIPQSLRNNFVSLHPMCGTENFGPKAAFKDLYKNQIMIFVDIAKSGQYQLNLAREICMKLGMNIIKMDSKDHDRHTAFISHMPHILSYALANAVLKQENPQDIVAIAGGGFKGMSRISKSSGVMWSAIAKQNKDNLLESIDTILDELCYAKKLIENNQFDELKDWMISANKLREIL; this comes from the coding sequence ATGAAAGCAGGAATCATAGGACTTGGTCTTATGGGCGGAAGCTTGGGATTGGCTCTAAAAGAAAGCTCATTATTTAGTCTTATTGTAGGTGATGATTCAAATCCTGTGCATAGAAGACAGGCTATTTATCTTGGACTTGTAGATGAATGCCTTGATTTTAAAGGGATTTTAGATTGTGATGTGATTTTTTTATGCACTCCTGTAGATTCTATTGTAGAGATTATAAAGAATATTAAAAATCTAAGAGATGATCAATTAGTGATTGATTTTGGTGGAGTTAAAAAAGAGATTGTAAAATCTATCCCACAATCATTAAGAAATAATTTTGTTAGTTTGCACCCGATGTGTGGCACAGAAAATTTTGGACCAAAAGCAGCTTTTAAGGACTTATATAAAAATCAAATTATGATTTTTGTAGATATTGCAAAAAGCGGACAATATCAGCTAAATTTAGCTAGAGAAATTTGTATGAAACTTGGTATGAATATAATCAAAATGGATAGCAAAGACCACGATAGACATACAGCATTTATTAGCCACATGCCACATATTTTAAGCTATGCTTTAGCAAATGCAGTTTTAAAGCAAGAGAATCCTCAAGATATTGTAGCTATTGCTGGCGGTGGCTTTAAAGGAATGAGTAGGATTAGTAAAAGTAGCGGAGTGATGTGGTCTGCAATAGCAAAGCAAAATAAAGATAATCTATTAGAATCTATTGATACGATATTAGATGAACTTTGTTATGCAAAAAAATTGATTGAGAATAATCAATTTGATGAATTGAAAGATTGGATGATTAGTGCTAATAAATTAAGAGAGATTCTCTAA
- the bamA gene encoding outer membrane protein assembly factor BamA: MRIITLICLLNSIVFASEIKSITYNGLIRMSYLIANEIANIKVGDELDKEKVNQAIIAFYKQDYFDDIYVTFDDNNGNLNFYFKEKPTINNIEIKGYGNEKETTEIEKLINIKRGDTYDIYKEQYAKEIITKTLEDKGIYGSVVEVDNIKIEDSISLIFNVNKGENIIIRKSYYEGATLPKDEIESLSANRERHSWLGWLPWWSNGELKLKELEFDNLRIQDVYMRKGYLDAVISNPLVNANFLNYDATLIYKVIEGKRYKVNGVEIRKNDDTDDIFPITTLEELIKIKEGEYFNIESVRNDIEILRSHIMDQGYAYARILPDLDKNEENAEVKVIFSVDIGKKVHINNVIVTGNTVSADRIIRREILIAPGDIYSITDIRKSENALRRTGFFDKVQISEIRVDETSMNLLVEVVEGRTGEIMFGLGYGSYDKLMVNASLKERNLFGTGISTQFYVNYSKYTQLFNIGITNPRILDSEYSSSINLYQSYFNNYDYIETSTGFNISFGRNLTDTLAANVVYELSKTRISDFEDQAQGGLLYANYFPINGVLKSSITPGLYFDNTDDYYFPKNGAILEASSEFAGLGGNAKYIKLFGKAGLYYHLQNLIDFDLILRYKAQIGGIFGEIGNKGIKGVPITNTFYMGGIGTVRGYETYSLTPRDTNGLRIGGRYIFANSIEASYGFLSAINMRIAAFFDYGMIGRDKFNEIDRMSWGLALEWVSPIGPLVFVFPFAINPKEGDNTSSFEFTMGTRF, translated from the coding sequence ATGAGAATTATCACTCTAATTTGCTTATTAAATTCTATTGTATTTGCAAGTGAGATAAAGTCAATAACATACAATGGCTTAATTAGGATGTCATATTTAATAGCAAATGAGATTGCTAATATTAAAGTTGGCGATGAATTAGATAAAGAAAAAGTCAATCAAGCAATCATTGCATTTTATAAACAAGATTATTTTGATGATATATATGTAACTTTTGATGACAACAATGGAAATCTAAACTTCTACTTCAAAGAAAAACCAACCATTAATAATATAGAAATAAAAGGCTATGGCAACGAAAAAGAAACAACAGAGATTGAAAAATTAATCAATATTAAAAGAGGCGATACTTATGATATATACAAAGAACAATATGCAAAAGAAATCATAACTAAAACACTAGAAGACAAAGGTATATATGGCTCTGTAGTAGAAGTCGATAATATAAAAATCGAAGATTCTATAAGTCTTATATTTAATGTAAATAAAGGTGAAAATATCATCATTAGAAAGTCATATTATGAAGGCGCTACGCTCCCTAAAGATGAAATAGAATCCCTTAGTGCAAATAGAGAAAGGCATAGTTGGCTAGGCTGGCTTCCTTGGTGGAGTAATGGTGAGTTAAAACTAAAAGAATTAGAATTTGACAATCTTAGAATCCAAGATGTTTATATGAGAAAAGGATATCTTGACGCAGTCATTTCAAATCCCCTAGTAAATGCAAACTTTTTAAATTATGATGCAACTCTTATATATAAAGTAATAGAAGGAAAAAGATATAAAGTAAATGGTGTTGAAATTAGAAAAAATGACGATACTGATGATATTTTTCCTATTACCACACTAGAAGAATTAATAAAAATCAAAGAAGGTGAATATTTCAATATAGAAAGTGTTAGAAATGACATTGAGATTCTACGATCACATATAATGGATCAAGGATATGCATATGCAAGAATCCTGCCAGATTTGGATAAAAATGAAGAAAATGCGGAAGTCAAAGTCATCTTTAGCGTAGATATAGGCAAAAAAGTCCATATAAACAATGTTATAGTCACAGGAAATACCGTTAGTGCAGATAGAATCATAAGAAGAGAAATACTTATCGCCCCAGGTGATATATATAGTATAACAGATATAAGAAAAAGTGAAAATGCTCTTCGTAGAACGGGTTTTTTTGATAAAGTCCAAATATCAGAGATTAGAGTTGATGAAACTTCTATGAATTTATTAGTTGAAGTAGTAGAAGGGCGAACAGGCGAAATTATGTTTGGACTTGGCTATGGAAGCTATGATAAGCTAATGGTAAATGCCTCACTAAAAGAAAGAAATCTATTTGGCACAGGAATAAGCACACAATTTTATGTCAATTATAGTAAATATACACAACTATTTAATATTGGAATTACAAATCCTAGAATCCTAGATTCAGAATATAGCTCTTCTATTAATCTTTATCAAAGTTATTTTAATAATTATGACTATATAGAAACTTCAACTGGATTTAATATATCTTTTGGAAGAAATCTTACAGACACTCTAGCTGCAAATGTGGTATATGAGCTTTCAAAAACTAGAATTAGTGATTTTGAGGATCAAGCACAAGGTGGATTGTTATATGCTAATTATTTTCCAATAAATGGTGTTTTAAAAAGCTCGATTACACCTGGACTTTATTTTGATAATACAGATGATTATTATTTCCCAAAAAATGGTGCGATACTAGAGGCTAGCTCAGAATTTGCAGGACTTGGTGGAAATGCAAAATATATAAAATTATTTGGAAAAGCTGGATTATATTATCATCTACAAAATTTAATTGATTTTGATTTGATCCTTAGATATAAAGCACAAATTGGTGGAATCTTTGGTGAAATCGGTAATAAAGGTATAAAAGGTGTGCCGATTACAAATACATTTTATATGGGCGGTATTGGCACGGTTAGAGGATATGAAACATATTCTCTAACACCTAGAGATACAAATGGTTTAAGAATTGGTGGAAGATATATTTTTGCAAACTCAATAGAAGCTAGCTATGGATTTTTAAGTGCTATAAATATGAGAATTGCTGCCTTTTTTGATTATGGGATGATTGGTAGAGATAAATTTAATGAAATAGATAGAATGTCATGGGGATTGGCACTTGAGTGGGTATCGCCAATAGGTCCTCTTGTATTTGTATTTCCATTTGCCATCAATCCAAAAGAAGGTGATAATACATCTAGCTTTGAATTTACAATGGGAACAAGATTCTAG
- a CDS encoding dehypoxanthine futalosine cyclase has translation MKRVNNDEILQEIKTTPLKELGKRAYEIKKELHSDNITTFIIDRNINYTNICWVDCKFCAFKRKINEDSAYILSFEEIDSKIDELIAIGGTQILFQGGVHPSLKLEWYEDLVRHIHQKYPNITIHGFSAIEIDYIAKLSKVSIKETLQALKKAGLSSIPGAGAEILSDRVRDVIAPKKLDSDEWIEIHRQAHYLDMKTTATMMFGSIEDDSDIVEHFNKIRDLQDETGGFRAFILWSFQPDNTPLQREIPHIKKASSNRYLRLLSASRIYLDNFKNIQSSWVTQGQFVGQLALHFGANDLGSTMMEENVVSSAGTKNSANTQELINLIVDAGEIPAIRDTAYNILKMC, from the coding sequence ATGAAAAGAGTTAATAATGATGAAATATTGCAAGAGATAAAAACAACACCACTAAAAGAATTAGGCAAAAGAGCCTATGAAATAAAAAAAGAGCTTCATAGCGATAATATTACTACATTTATCATTGATAGAAATATAAATTACACAAATATATGCTGGGTTGATTGCAAGTTTTGCGCCTTTAAGCGAAAAATAAATGAAGATAGCGCTTATATACTTAGTTTTGAAGAAATAGATTCTAAGATTGATGAATTAATCGCAATTGGTGGGACGCAGATATTATTCCAAGGTGGCGTGCATCCAAGTCTAAAACTTGAGTGGTATGAAGATTTAGTCCGACATATACACCAAAAATATCCCAACATCACGATACATGGATTTAGTGCTATTGAGATTGATTATATAGCAAAACTTTCAAAAGTATCCATAAAAGAAACACTGCAAGCATTAAAAAAAGCTGGGCTTAGCTCGATTCCTGGTGCTGGAGCTGAAATATTAAGCGATAGAGTAAGAGATGTTATTGCACCAAAAAAACTAGATTCTGATGAATGGATAGAAATACATAGACAAGCTCACTATCTTGATATGAAAACAACAGCAACAATGATGTTTGGAAGTATCGAAGATGATAGCGATATAGTAGAGCATTTTAATAAGATTAGAGATTTACAAGATGAAACCGGTGGATTTAGAGCATTTATCTTATGGAGTTTTCAACCAGATAATACACCACTTCAAAGAGAGATTCCACATATCAAAAAAGCATCATCAAATAGATATTTAAGACTTCTTAGTGCAAGTAGAATCTATCTTGATAATTTTAAAAATATTCAAAGTTCTTGGGTAACACAAGGGCAATTTGTAGGACAATTAGCACTTCATTTTGGAGCAAATGACCTAGGAAGCACGATGATGGAAGAAAATGTCGTATCAAGTGCAGGGACAAAAAATAGTGCAAATACACAAGAGCTAATAAATCTCATTGTAGATGCGGGTGAAATACCTGCCATAAGAGATACTGCCTATAATATCTTAAAAATGTGTTAG
- a CDS encoding pitrilysin family protein, whose product MNEITYMEVNNSKIPIIQEISNILPIGFIEIIFNGAGSLNEKKTGLSSFSATMLDRGSKKRGEYGFAQELEKRAINLNVNNSYENISLSIEFLKEEQDKAIELLGELIANPNLTNEALEQTKLILSGYLLSKENDFDYIAQKNLKSILFKGTPLAKTKIGTIDDIEKINLSDVEEFLSDKLLLNNAVILIGGDLDIEKTKIQLKKILEILENGTKYTSTKYYPNADSKEIIDTKPTKQAYIYFGSPFDFKNYEDELHKAQIMSFIMGASGFGSRMMEEIRVKRGLAYSAYFYNSIDNVSSSTFGYLQTKLENKDEAIKAIKETIADFLKGNVTKQELDDAKSYILGSRVLSDETLSSRLSKKYINFYRNLPLDYDKTLIQKIKDLTLDELNKYIKSHKEINNLSFSIVIDK is encoded by the coding sequence ATGAATGAAATAACTTATATGGAAGTAAATAATAGCAAGATTCCAATTATTCAAGAAATATCAAATATTTTACCTATAGGATTTATTGAGATTATATTTAATGGAGCTGGAAGTTTAAATGAAAAAAAGACTGGATTATCCTCATTTAGTGCAACGATGTTAGATAGAGGTAGTAAAAAAAGAGGAGAATACGGCTTTGCACAAGAATTAGAAAAAAGAGCAATAAATTTAAATGTAAATAATAGCTATGAAAATATATCTCTTAGCATTGAATTTTTGAAAGAAGAACAAGATAAGGCTATTGAATTATTAGGCGAACTTATAGCAAATCCAAATCTAACCAATGAAGCGCTAGAACAAACAAAATTGATATTAAGCGGATATTTATTATCTAAAGAAAATGATTTTGATTATATCGCACAAAAAAATCTAAAATCTATTTTATTCAAAGGAACACCGCTTGCTAAAACAAAAATAGGCACTATAGATGATATAGAAAAAATAAATTTAAGTGATGTAGAGGAATTTTTAAGCGATAAATTATTGTTAAATAATGCAGTAATACTTATAGGCGGTGACTTGGATATAGAAAAAACAAAAATACAACTAAAAAAGATTCTAGAGATTCTAGAAAATGGCACAAAATATACTAGCACAAAATACTATCCAAACGCAGATTCTAAAGAAATAATAGATACAAAACCAACAAAACAAGCATATATTTATTTTGGCTCACCATTTGATTTTAAAAACTATGAAGATGAATTACACAAAGCGCAGATAATGAGCTTTATCATGGGTGCAAGCGGATTTGGCTCAAGAATGATGGAAGAAATAAGAGTAAAAAGAGGGCTTGCTTATTCGGCATATTTTTATAATTCAATAGATAATGTTAGTTCAAGTACTTTTGGATATTTACAAACAAAATTAGAAAATAAAGATGAAGCAATCAAAGCTATAAAAGAAACTATTGCGGACTTTTTAAAAGGGAATGTAACAAAACAAGAGCTAGATGATGCAAAATCATATATTCTTGGCTCAAGAGTATTAAGCGATGAGACACTAAGTAGCAGACTTAGCAAAAAATATATAAATTTCTATCGTAATTTACCACTAGATTATGACAAAACATTGATACAAAAAATAAAAGATTTGACATTAGATGAACTTAATAAATATATAAAATCACATAAAGAAATAAATAATTTGAGCTTTAGCATAGTGATTGATAAATGA